Proteins encoded in a region of the Tachyglossus aculeatus isolate mTacAcu1 chromosome 11, mTacAcu1.pri, whole genome shotgun sequence genome:
- the ELMOD3 gene encoding ELMO domain-containing protein 3 has product MAQDSRGAEPDSFLPSIRSAPISALKDQAALRALTAKTDGWEPTGVSPEVQQAQEEWEALDSLQAAAGGSGACPGQPSLPISFTEALQHFQMADLSACRERIRPTARRRGLAALCHCLFGPPQLHHQLQEERNLVLAIAQCGLDNGDPVHGRVLRTIYRKLTGSRFDCALLGAHWEELGFQGADPGTDLRGAGFLALLHLLYLVMDSQTLLLARQIFRLSQHQVQHFPFCVMSVNITRIVIQALREECLSRECNRQHQVITVVNSLYAATFLRLAQVWWTQQKTISDSGFVLKDLETLAKRNPKQLLRGLEAYLTEGPKGFTAAGASGGHPRGSLPKELHFTGVCDLPLDVAEGNGFS; this is encoded by the exons ATGGCCCAGGACTCTAGAGGTGCCGAGCCGGACAGCTTCCTCCCATCCATCAGATCCGCCCCG ATCTCTGCGCTGAAGGACCAGGCGGCCTTGCGGGCTCTGACGGCGAAGACCGACGGCTGGGAGCCCACCG GCGTGAGCCCTGAGGTGCAGCAAGCCCAGGAGGAGTGGGAGGCACTGGACAGCCTCCAGGCCGCAGCAG GGGGTTCAGGAGCCTGTCCGGGCCAGCCCAGCCTGCCCATCTCCTTCACCGAGGCCCTGCAGCACTTCCAGATGGCTGATCTCTCTGCCTGCAGG GAACGGATCCGGCCCACAGCACGCAGGAGGGGGCTGGCCGCCCTCTGCCATTGCCTCTTCGGGCCACCCCAACTGCACCACCAGCTCCAGGAGGAGCGCAACTTGGTCCTGGCCATCGCTCAGT GCGGCCTGGATAATGGCGACCCCGTACACGGCCGAGTGCTCCGGACCATCTACAGGAAGCTGACTGGCTCCAGGTTTGACTGTGCCCTCTTGGGAGCCCACTGGGAAGAGCTGGGCTTTCAGG GAGCAGATCCCGGCACAGACCTGCGAGGGGCCGGCTTCCTTGCCCTCCTGCACCTGCTCTACCTCGTGATGGACTCGCAGACCCTGCTGCTGGCCCGCCAGATCTTCCGGCTTTCCCAGCACCAAGTCCAG cactttcccttctgtgtgatGTCAGTGAACATCACCCGCATCGTGATCCAGGCACTGCGAGAGGAGTGTCTCTCCAG GGAGTGTAACCGGCAGCACCAGGTGATCACTGTGGTGAACAGCCTCTACGCCGCCACCTTCCTCCGCTTGGCCCAGGTCTGGTGGACGCAGCAGAAAACCATCTCCGACTCTGGCTTTGTGCTTAAAG ACCTGGAGACTCTGGCCAAAAGGAACCCAAAACAGCTCCTCCGGGGCCTGGAGGCCTACTTGACCGAAGGTCCGAAAGGGTTCACTGCTGCGGGAGCGTCAGGTGGACATCCCCGTGGGTCCCTGCCCAAGGAGCTCCACTTCACAGGCGTGTGCGACCTTCCCCTGGATGTGGCTGAGGGAAATGGGTTCAGCTGA
- the CAPG gene encoding macrophage-capping protein translates to MYTAIPKSGSLFEPSVTEPGLHLWRVEKLKPVPVPPQNHGVFYTGDSYLVLHNGPEELSHLHLWIGEQSSRDEQGACAMLSVHLNSLLGERPIQHREVQGNESDLFMSYFPHGLKYQEGGVESAFHRASPSPAAGPVRRLYQVKGKKNIRATERALSWESFNTGDCFILDLGQTIYTWCGEKSNILERNKARDLATAIRDSERRGKAQVEIISDGEEPAEMMQVLGPKPALREGNPEEDLTADQTNAQAAALYKVSDATGKMDLTKVADSSPFAAQLLVPDDCFVLDNGACGKIYVWKGHKANEQERQAALRVAEDFISRMRYAPNTQVEILPQGRESPIFKQFFKNWK, encoded by the exons ATGTACACGGCCATCCCCAAAAG CGGCTCCCTGTTCGAGCCGTCGGTGACGGAGCCCGGCCTGCACCTGTGGCGGGTAGAGAAACTGAAGCCGGTGCCCGTGCCGCCCCAGAACCACGGCGTCTTCTACACTGGTGACTCCTACCTGGTGCTGCACAACGGTCCTGAGGAGCTCTCCCACCTGCACCTCTGGATTG GAGAACAGTCCTCGCGGGATGAACAGGGCGCCTGCGCCATGCTCTCTGTGCACCTAAACTCGCTGTTGGGGGAGCGGCCAATTCAGCACCGAGAGGTGCAGGGCAATGAATCTGACCTCTTCATGAGCTACTTCCCTCATGGACTCAAGTACCAG GAGGGGGGCGTGGAGTCAGCTTTTCACCGGGCCTCGCCCAGCCCCGCTGCCGGTCCGGTCCGGAGGCTGTATCaggtgaaggggaagaagaacatTCGGGCCACAGAGAGGGCGCTCAGCTGGGAGAGCTTCAATACTGGCGACTGCTTCATTCTGGACCTTGGCCAG ACCATCTACACGTGGTGTGGTGAGAAATCCAACATTCTGGAGCGCAACAAAGCCCGGGACCTGGCCACGGCCATCCGGGACAGCGAGAGGCGGGGGAAGGCCCAGGTGGAGATCATCTCCGACGGGGAGGAGCCGGCGGAGATGATGCAG GTCCTGGGCCCCAAGCCGGCCCTGAGGGAGGGCAACCCCGAGGAGGATCTCACGGCTGACCAGACCAACGCCCAGGCTGCTGCCCTGTATAAG GTGTCGGATGCCACTGGGAAGATGGACCTGACCAAGGTGGCGGACAGCAGCCCCTTCGCCGCCCAGCTTCTGGTCCCCGACGACTGCTTCGTGCTGGACAACGGCGCCTGCGGCAAGATCTACGTGTGGAAAG GGCACAAAGCCAACGAGCAGGAGCGGCAGGCCGCACTGCGGGTGGCTGAGGATTTCATCTCGCGCATGCGCTATGCCCCCAACACCCAG GTGGAGATCCTGCCCCAGGGCCGGGAGAGCCCGATCTTCAAGCAATTCTTCAAGAACTGGAAATAA